From the Saccharomyces paradoxus chromosome XIV, complete sequence genome, one window contains:
- the ORC5 gene encoding origin recognition complex subunit 5 (Subunit of the origin recognition complex (ORC)~similar to YNL261W), with translation MNVATPEIDFREYQTSCLASYISADPDITPSNLILQGYSGTGKTHTLKKYFNANPNLHAVWLEPVELVSWKPLLQAIARTVQYKLKNLYPNIPTTDYDPLQVEEPFLLVKTLHNIFAQYESLQEKSCLFLILDGFDSLQDLDAALFNKYIKLNELLPRDSKINLKFIYTMLETSFLQRYSTHCIPTIMFPRYNVDEVSTILVMSRCGELVEDSCLRKRIIEEQITDCTDDEFQNVAANFIHLIVQAFHSYTGNDIFALNDLIDFKWPKYVSRITKENIFEPLTLYKSAIKLFLSTDDDLNTNGQGESAITINHDDLKDSQTYDLSIISKYLLIASYICSYLEPRYDASIFSRKTRIIQGRAAYGRRKKKEVNPRYLQPSLFAIERLLAIFQAIFPMQGKAESGSLSALREESLMKANIEVFQNLSELHTLKLIATTMNKNIDYLSPKVRWKVNVPWEIIKEISESVQFDIGDYFSDIHE, from the coding sequence ATGAATGTGGCCACTCCGGAAATTGATTTTAGGGAATATCAAACCAGTTGTCTGGCATCGTATATTTCTGCTGATCCGGATATTACTCCTTCAAATTTAATTTTGCAAGGTTATAGTGGAACAGGGAAAACGCAcactttgaagaaatatttcaatgCTAATCCAAACTTGCATGCGGTATGGCTGGAACCTGTTGAGTTGGTTTCATGGAAACCGTTATTGCAGGCGATAGCGCGTACTGTACAGTATAAATTGAAGAACCTATATCCAAACATTCCCACGACAGACTACGATCCTTTACAAGTTGAAGAACCATTCCTTTTAGTAAAGACATTGCATAATATCTTTGCTCAATATGAGTCTCTGCAAGAAAAGTCTTGCTTATTCTTGATATTGGATGGCTTCGATAGTTTACAGGATTTAGACGCAGCATTGTTTAACAAATATATTAAACTGAATGAATTACTTCCAAGGGATTCTAAAATTAATCTAAAGTTCATTTACACGATGTTAGAGACATCTTTCTTGCAAAGATATTCTACACACTGCATTCCAACCATCATGTTTCCGAGATATAACGTGGATGAAGTTTCTACTATATTAGTGATGTCTAGATGTGGCGAGCTAGTGGAGGATTCTTGCCTACGTAAGCGTATTATCGAAGAGCAGATAACTGATTGTACAGACgatgaatttcaaaatgtGGCCGCAAACTTTATTCACTTAATTGTACAGGCTTTTCATTCTTATACCGGCAATGATATATTTGCATTGAATGACTTGATTGACTTCAAATGGCCCAAATATGTGTCTCGCATTACTAAGGAAAATATATTTGAACCGCTGACTCTTTATAAAAGTGCCATCAAACTATTTTTAAGCACAGATGATGATTTAAATACAAATGGACAAGGTGAGAGTGCCATAACCATAAATCATGATGACCTTAAGGACAGTCAAACGTAtgatttatcaataatCTCCAAGTATCTACTTATAGCCTCATATATCTGTTCGTACCTGGAGCCTAGATACGATGCAAGTATCTTTTCAAGGAAAACACGTATCATACAAGGTAGGGCGGCTTATggacgaagaaaaaagaaggaagtCAACCCAAGATATTTACAGCCTTCTTTGTTTGCTATTGAAAGACTTTTGgcaatttttcaagctATTTTCCCTATGCAAGGTAAGGCGGAGAGTGGTTCTCTATCTGCTCTTCGTGAGGAATCCTTAATGAAAGCAAATATCGAggtctttcaaaatttatcaGAATTGCATACGTTAAAACTAATAGCTACAACTATGAACAAGAATATCGATTATTTGAGTCCTAAAGTTAGGTGGAAAGTAAACGTCCCTTGGGAAATTATCAAGGAAATATCAGAATCCGTTCAATTTGACATCGGCGATTACTTTAGTGATATTCATGAATGA
- the DSL1 gene encoding Dsl1p (Peripheral membrane protein needed for Golgi-to-ER retrograde traffic~similar to YNL258C) encodes MESFFPDKGEIIRELLKDPLIIKDDSKRINGSELQLDSSDLLQREALLANELNILDNLKTLSNLIKEVKANLHLLELENCYYSLQSLRKKMRNNAAFLKQSFNFQQSISIYVDTLHLELVTALYKILTNGFWKITENSIQFTSTLEWGKDNVHIEYDTFMDFVAQQYFPQGSLDNQAWFILDMANANSQEQVRAKLNTIIKDYMNLSSIVGMIKSSIFISGREISYENETDMLMFSKSSHGQNSVSTALTSFEAVCDFILDKLVFRDRKTLSYELGPLFNTEFTKFVKNNASIILESLDSPLKNLVSVINNKLTRLASESEVANWSYSGKEIQDLLMNKQLYYNLLLDKVLESHISEIRDIFEDPKKSWQNLDVVELVRVSGNIDAMNEKIGKNDTNVQNEKEHQTAASKDDDWNWEVDDDADAWGDEIDVNIDDEEEKTTQEVEKEPEEEENAWDEAWAIEENIDDASLENGKKPFKVHDVGLLNKDHIDVTQLPKLFLAISQNFKSAFTDSHVDEQYFAYKYNLLQTSYVAMCTTNFSHNWCQLYVDMRYLIERDENLYRIKELTRNVLETRLNMKYRIVCKLIKHQLTEFRENERNPSWDATIEKLLPYISKEIVRPLEKIRGEEGSRYLLSFLNFLYNDCVTNEILKWQIISEVNSENLGELVSLLVNNTDIQLLTKEPSYKKMREKFAIMGKFLPLHLKEIMEMFYNGDFYLFGTDELIQWIELLFADTPLRRNAIDDIYEIRGAALDD; translated from the coding sequence ATGGAGTCCTTCTTTCCCGATAAAGGTGAAATAATACGCGAGTTACTGAAGGATCCTTTAATAATTAAAGATGACAGCAAAAGGATCAATGGCAGTGAATTGCAGCTTGATTCTAGCGACTTATTACAACGCGAGGCCCTTCTAGCTAATGAACTGAATATTTTAGATAATTTGAAAACGCTCTCAAATCTCATAAAAGAAGTCAAAGCTAATTTGCATCTACTAGAGCTAGAAAACTGCTACTATTCGTTACAATCTTTGCGAAAAAAGATGCGTAATAATGCAGCTTTTCTTAAGCAAAGCTTTAACTTCCAGCAATCAATTTCTATCTATGTTGATACATTACACTTAGAACTTGTTACTGCGTTGTATAAAATTCTTACCAATGGGTTTTGGAAGATTACCGAGAATTCCATCCAATTTACATCCACATTGGAATGGGGTAAAGACAATGTTCATATTGAGTATGACACGTTTATGGATTTTGTGGCCCAACAGTATTTTCCACAGGGTAGTTTGGACAATCAAGCTTGGTTCATTTTAGATATGGCCAATGCTAACTCTCAAGAGCAGGTAAGAGCAAAATTGAATACCATTATAAAGGATTATATGAATCTTTCCAGCATTGTAGGCATGATTAAAAGTTCTATATTTATATCTGGAAGAGAAATTTCATATGAAAACGAAACCGACATGCTCatgttttccaaatcttcGCATGGCCAAAATAGTGTATCTACTGCATTAACAAGTTTTGAAGCAGTATGCGATTTCATATTGGACAAATTGGTCTTTAGAGATAGGAAAACTCTAAGTTATGAGCTAGGACCCTTGTTCAATACAGAGTTTACCAAATTTgtgaaaaataatgcaTCGATAATTTTAGAATCACTAGATTCTCCGCTAAAAAATCTGGTTTCTGTCATAAATAACAAACTAACTAGATTAGCCTCAGAATCAGAAGTCGCTAATTGGTCGTATTCTGGGAAAGAGATTCAAGATTTGTTAATGAACAAACAATTATACTATAATTTATTACTGGATAAAGTCCTTGAGTCACATATTAGTGAGATAAGAGATATATTCGAGGATCCCAAAAAGAGCTGGCAAAATTTAGACGTAGTTGAGCTCGTACGTGTTTCTGGCAATATAGATGCGATGAACgagaaaattggaaaaaatgacacGAATGTACAGAATGAAAAGGAACATCAGACTGCCGCATCCAAAGATGATGATTGGAATTGGGAAGTAGATGATGATGCCGATGCATGGGGTGATGAAATTGACGTAAATATTGAcgatgaggaagaaaaaacaacacAAGAGGTGGAAAAAGAACcggaagaagaagaaaatgccTGGGATGAAGCCTGGgcaattgaagaaaatatagatGATGCTTCCCTAGAAAATGGGAAGAAACCATTCAAAGTTCATGATGTAGGATTACTCAATAAAGACCACATTGACGTCACGCAGTTGCCAAAACTATTCTTGGCAATTTcacaaaatttcaagagcGCCTTCACAGATAGTCATGTTGATGAGCAATACTTCGCGTACAAATACAACCTTTTGCAGACATCGTATGTGGCTATGTGCACAACCAATTTCTCTCACAACTGGTGCCAATTATATGTGGATATGAGATATCTAATAGAACGGGATGAAAACCTATATAGAATAAAGGAATTAACAAGGAACGTGTTGGAAACTAGACTAAATATGAAATATCGTATTGTCTGCAAACTAATCAAGCACCAGTTGACCGAATTTCGCGAGAACGAAAGAAATCCATCGTGGGATGCTACCATCGAAAAGCTGCTACCTTATATCTCAAAGGAAATAGTTCGTCCACTGGAGAAAATAAGAGGTGAAGAAGGCTCCCGTTACTTGTTGTCttttttaaactttttgTACAATGATTGCGTGACAAATGAAATCTTGAAATGGCAGATCATCTCTGAGGTCAATTCGGAAAATTTGGGTGAGCTTGTGTCTTTATTGGTAAACAACACCGATATACAATTATTAACGAAGGAACCCAGTTACAAAAAGatgagagaaaaatttgcCATTATGGGCAAGTTTCTACCCTTACatttaaaagaaattatgGAGATGTTTTACAATGGCgatttttatctttttggGACAGACGAACTGATTCAATGGATAGAATTATTATTTGCCGACACACCCCTACGAAGGAATGCTATTGATGACATCTACGAGATCAGAGGTGCTGCCCTAGatgattaa
- the SIP3 gene encoding Sip3p (Transcription cofactor~similar to YNL257C), which translates to MSVHGRDPKKRQLRLISVAFKEASIDSPSFRASVNFFQTRVDALEDWIEKTVDFFDQKYKVSFEDFRRAKETLLSQLLPSPALLSNGFVSNQSFTPRLIDSFNKDYYDFSMKLLQIVKGDDSSHSTALLELMTNAIEPYRNVRKNFDFYQGKYDSMLASYQAIRVSKTSLEPSSIKSDALQLFEVQKSYLKASLDLISAISEVKLSLDKFILDSMKVLKGRSIFITKDTGRKIDLSPCINEYLDNYSIWVENSIEGSKVLDSDISNAKKQAYKYTLKRITPSNDTSDYNIRSIHSSKLLSKDTQVPLKSPEKSGWLYMKTQVGKPTREIWVRRWCFLKNAVFGMFLLSPSKTYVEETDKFGVFLTNVRYDPEEDRKFCFEVKIFGNKVTESHDNMSKDITLVFQTSDFRDLKSWLVAFEMTKKYVMNIRHDSLEYELAFKRFSPKFFEFASSTTTSIDQLITTFDKETESLYETLNCSISEYDILTLGEEKVFQFQMPTTPISTKMTQLAILSNFLTKGSWFPNAVLANIWGTTDWSEYTILPGKGKKPSSLLTIDGKRLPIRNSTVYPQYYSNELKVLDLQFKSLVFSPDQRLEKLPEELLLFKFEAFWCPNKKQKFSATCFCTKDFIYCYMNSMEFICLTKISLSEIVSVEADRSSKKTLKLYDASGLQMKAIVLFSDYKLIASKLQYLLENKAIKNPKSNEEILVKFEQMEKEFQEKKQEELYKVEQENSFDHKAMTSISKIIKSRVTFWEMPDDTSSLLNRLKKLQTEYTITYNHEYDISSKGLAHILFGDKSNAFPKCLFLARKDGKEHVKSFWYKSKDTKGKLQLVRKVPFRLDMTGNFLNTGKYHRDKESKMIFATQRIIKIVENKYYEVDLDPFFIKVPFCHLLRASIKFIITESYDADNHLEIKLNMTASSSSLHVLYKLEYIDSKTGKTIKNLSLAEIICQTWALKFAHSEFLLIRKVLRYYLEKIGKHGKVIKAIKLCGILGALSNKTEEPAAEKSDKSKGSEGLQYDIRYSCTILFLVFIKLMVYRVTNLTFVFFRILIGILLLCAEKFSRINRTMVVGLLASIMINMLLSGKSSVPYWSIKRAEKLFHDRLGSDKFTMQRAIYISDSDLLSSQLSVASNNPIFEKFSENNFNEDYQYSETRKQLAMRRNELLIELRILQDMEKQLVHDDYEKFLLEEVNKCSMVSIEMADLWFNDTQLQNYCSVCNEELEKLGSLIT; encoded by the coding sequence ATGTCCGTTCACGGGAGGGATCCCAAAAAGAGGCAACTAAGGCTGATATCGGTTGCATTCAAAGAAGCATCAATTGATTCTCCTTCCTTTCGTGCATCCGtgaatttcttccaaacCAGGGTAGATGCATTGGAAGATTGGATAGAGAAGACCGTGGACTTTTTCgatcaaaaatataaagtctcatttgaagattttCGAAGGGCAAAAGAAACTCTCCTATCTCAGTTGTTACCTTCTCCTGCCTTGCTGAGTAACGGCTTTGTCAGTAATCAATCGTTTACACCCAGACTGATAGATAGCTTCAACAAGGACTACTATGACTTTTCTATGAAATTGCTGCAAATTGTAAAGGGTGACGATTCTAGCCACTCAACCGCATTATTAGAACTTATGACTAATGCAATTGAACCCTACAGAAATgtgagaaaaaatttcgatTTTTACCAAGGTAAATATGACAGCATGCTGGCATCTTATCAGGCCATACGAGTTTCTAAGACCAGTTTGGAGCCCTCTTCAATCAAAAGTGATGCTTTGCAACTATTTGAAGTGCAAAAAAGTTACCTTAAAGCGTCTCTAGATCTCATAAGTGCTATATCAGAAGTAAAATTAAGCTTGGACAAATTCATACTGGATTCAATGAAGGTATTAAAAGGCAGAAGCATTTTTATAACAAAAGATACTGGGAGGAAAATTGATTTGTCTCCCTGCATTAATGAGTACTTGGACAATTACTCGATATGGGTAGAAAATTCTATTGAAGGCTCTAAGGTTTTGGATTCTGATATCAGTAATGCAAAAAAGCAAGCATATAAATATACTTTGAAACGAATTACGCCGTCAAATGATACGAGTGATTACAATATAAGATCGATACATTCTTCGAAGCTGCTATCGAAAGATACGCAGGTGCCTCTAAAATCACCTGAAAAATCTGGGTGGCTTTATATGAAGACACAGGTAGGAAAGCCCACTAGGGAGATATGGGTGAGAAGATGGtgtttcttgaaaaacGCAGTATTTGGTATGTTCCTTTTGTCGCCATCGAAGACTTACGTCGAGGAAACCGATAAGTTTGGTGTCTTCCTTACCAATGTGCGTTACGACCCAGAAGAAGAtcgaaaattttgttttgaagTGAAAATATTTGGCAATAAAGTAACAGAATCTCATGATAATATGTCAAAAGATATCACGTtggtttttcaaacttcCGATTTTCGGGACTTGAAATCATGGCTAGTAGCTTTTGAAATGACAAAGAAGTATGTTATGAATATACGGCATGATAGTCTTGAATATGAGCTGGCGTTTAAACGATTTTCCCcgaaattttttgagtttGCCTCTAGTACAACCACCTCCATAGATCAATTGATAACAACGTTTGACAAAGAAACCGAGTCTCTATATGAAACATTAAACTGCTCAATATCTGAGTATGATATTTTGACTTTAGGAGAGGAGAAAGtgtttcaatttcaaatgcCAACAACACCAATATCTACAAAAATGACACAGCTAGCTATTCTGTCTAATTTCCTTACAAAGGGCAGCTGGTTCCCCAATGCTGTTCTTGCAAATATATGGGGCACGACGGATTGGAGTGAATATACTATATTACCAGGAAAGGGGAAGAAACCTTCCTCCTTATTAACAATTGATGGCAAAAGGCTTCCAATACGGAACTCCACCGTATACCCTCAATATTATTCTAACGAATTAAAAGTTCTTGATCTGCAGTTCAAGTCACTAGTGTTTTCTCCAGACCAAAGACTGGAGAAGCTGCCGGAGGAgcttttacttttcaaatttgaagcATTTTGGTGTCCCAAcaagaagcaaaaattCTCAGCAACTTGTTTTTGCACAAAAGACTTTATTTATTGCTACATGAATTCTATGGAATTTATTTGTCTAACAAAGATCAGCTTATCTGAAATAGTTTCTGTAGAAGCAGACAGGTCCTCAAAAAAGACTCTAAAACTTTATGATGCCAGCGGTCTACAAATGAAAGCTattgtattattttctGACTATAAGCTTATTGCATCTAAGCTGCAGTATCTTTTAGAGAACAAGGCCATAAAAAACCCAAAGAGTAACGAGGAAATTTTAGTGAAGTTTGAACAGATGGAGaaagaatttcaagaaaaaaaacaagaagaattatATAAGGTAGAACAGGAAAATTCTTTTGATCATAAGGCAATGACTAGCATAtccaaaatcatcaaatcACGTGTAACATTTTGGGAGATGCCCGATGATAcatcttctttattaaACAGACTCaaaaaacttcaaacaGAGTACACGATCACGTACAACCATGAATATGATATTTCTAGTAAAGGACTGGCCCACATATTATTTGGAGATAAATCTAATGCTTTTCCAAAATGCCTGTTTTtagcaagaaaagatggGAAAGAACACGTCAAATCGTTTTGGTACAAAAGCAAAGACACTAAAGGAAAACTACAATTAGTTCGGAAGGTACCCTTTCGATTAGATATGACCggtaattttttaaatactGGAAAATATCATAGAGATAAAGAATCCAAAATGATCTTTGCTACGCAGAGGATTatcaaaattgttgaaaacaaatattATGAAGTTGATTTAGATCcctttttcattaaagtGCCATTTTGTCATTTATTAAGAGCTTCAATTAAATTTATCATAACTGAGTCATATGATGCGGATAACCATCTTGAAATCAAGCTGAATATGACGGCTAGCAGTTCATCGCTTCACGTTTTGTACAAACTAGAGTATATTGATAGTAAAACTGgtaaaacaataaaaaatctatCTTTGGCTGAAATAATATGCCAAACGTGGGCCTTAAAATTTGCTCATAGTGAATTCCTACTGATAAGAAAGGTGTTACGCTACTACTTGGAAAAGATTGGCAAACACGGAAAAGTTATCAAAGCCATCAAACTATGCGGTATCTTAGGTGCTCTCAGTAACAAAACTGAAGAGCCGGCTGCTGAGAAAAGTGATAAATCTAAGGGGAGTGAAGGTTTGCAGTATGATATCAGGTATTCTTGTactatcctttttttggtgtTCATTAAACTAATGGTTTACAGAGTAACAAATTTGACGTTTGTATTCTTCAGAATACTTATCGgtattttgttattatgTGCTGAAAAGTTCTCGCGAATTAATCGAACTATGGTAGTCGGATTATTGGCATCTATTATGATAAACATGCTTTTGTCAGGAAAATCATCAGTGCCCTACTGGTCTATAAAGAgagctgaaaaattatttcaCGATCGCCTTGGGTCAGATAAGTTCACAATGCAAAGAGCCATTTACATAAGTGATTCAGACTTACTGAGTAGTCAACTGTCTGTGGCATCAAATAATcccatttttgaaaagttcagTGAGAACAATTTTAATGAAGACTATCAATATAGTGAAACGCGAAAGCAGTTGGCTATGAGGAGAAACGAATTATTAATCGAACTTAGAATACTCCAAGACATGGAGAAGCAACTAGTGCATGACGACTACGAAAAATTCTTGCTGGAAGAAGTAAATAAGTGTTCGATGGTGTCTATAGAAATGGCTGATCTTTGGTTTAATGACACCCAATTGCAGAATTACTGTTCTGTTTGTAACGAAGAGCTCGAAAAGTTGGGATCATTAATAACCTGA
- the LTO1 gene encoding ribosome biosynthesis protein LTO1 (Essential protein that forms a complex with Rli1p and Yae1p~similar to YNL260C) has translation MKIKINLFKSLSCSKNRRKVHATEQMKMDFDNLLNLEEQYYQEGFQEGQNENIKQSFLEGKQYGLQVGFQRFTLLGQMQGLCDVIESYELHSPILEKNIHTIRTLMKGLKMNNDDESVMAFEKLLVKLKNKFRTILITLQRLIKDEKKSAVTFEIFEDVSRAISGEIRGFVENEDIAKNKVAQDQAQSW, from the coding sequence atgaaaatcaaaataaatttgtttAAATCGCTATCATGTTCAAAGAATAGACGAAAAGTGCACGCTACTGagcaaatgaaaatggatTTTGATAACCTATTGAACCTGGAAGAACAGTATTACCAAGAAGGTTTTCAAGAGGGCCAAAATGAGAATATAAAGCAAAGCTTTCTGGAAGGCAAACAGTATGGCCTACAAGTAGGATTTCAAAGGTTTACATTGCTGGGACAAATGCAAGGTTTGTGTGATGTCATAGAATCATATGAACTGCATAGTCCCATACTCGAAAAGAATATACATACTATTCGTACTTTAATGAAAGGTCTAAAAAtgaataatgatgatgaaagtGTGATGGCGTTCGAGAAGCTGCTGGTaaaattaaagaataaGTTTAGAACTATTTTGATAACCCTTCAACGATTAattaaagatgaaaaaaaatccgcCGTGACGtttgaaatctttgaagACGTTTCAAGGGCCATTTCTGGAGAAATTAGAGGTTTTGTAGAAAACGAGGACATCGCTAAGAATAAGGTTGCGCAAGATCAGGCCCAATCCTGGTAA
- the ATX1 gene encoding copper metallochaperone ATX1 (Cytosolic copper metallochaperone~similar to YNL259C), with protein MVEVNHYQFNVVMSCSGCSGAINKVLTKLEPDVSRINISLEKQLVDVYTTLPYDFILEKIRKTGKEVKSGKQL; from the coding sequence ATGGTAGAGGTGAATCATTATCAGTTCAATGTCGTCATGTCCTGCTCGGGATGTTCTGGTGCAATCAATAAGGTTTTGACAAAATTGGAGCCGGACGTTTCCAGAATAAATATATCACTTGAAAAGCAATTAGTAGATGTATATACTACGCTTCCTTACGATTTTATTCTGGAAAAGATAAGGAAAACCGGGAAAGAAGTTAAATCCGGGAAACAGTTGTGA